The DNA segment CTCGCGGCGAAGATTGAACGCGTGAAGCAGGCCGGCGCGCGCCTGGGCGTCGACGTCTTCGTCAACGCGCGCACGGACGTCTACCTGCGCAAGCTCGTGCCCCCCGAGCGCCGCGTGGAAGAGACCCTGGCCCGCGCCGCCCGCTATCAGCAGGCCGGCGCGGACAGCCTCTTCGTCCCCGGCGCCACGAGCGCGGCCGACCTCCAGGCCATCACCCGGGGAACGCCGCTGCCGGTGAATGTCCTCGCGCATCCGGACCTGCCCAGCGCGCCGGAGCTTCAACGGCTGGGAGTTCGGCGGCTCAGCGCGGGCTCGGCCATCGCGGAATCGCTCTGGGGGCGAGCCGGGGCGCTCGCCGCCACCTTCCTCCGCGAGGGCCACTCCGCGCCCCTCTTCGAAGCCGCCGCCAGCTATCCATCCCTCAACGGGCTGATGACCCGGCGTTGAGCCGCGACGCCGGAGGCACCGTGTCCCACGACGACCGTCAGCGCTGGAATGAGCGCTACCAGCAGCGGGCACCCGCGCCGCGCGAGCCCTCCGCGTTCCTCCGCTCGCTCGAGGACCGGCTGCCGCGCACGGGCCGGGCGCTCGACCTGGCCGGAGGCCCGGGGCATGACGCGTGCTGGCTCGCGAAGCGCGGGCTGGACGTGACCCTGGCGGAGATCTCCGACGTGGCGCTGACCCAGGCGGAGGGGCTCGCGCGCGAGGCGGGAGTGGCCCTCGCGCTCCTGCGCCTGGACCTGGAGGTGGAGCCGCTGCCTCCCGGTCCGTTCGACCTCGTCGTGTGCCTGAACTACCTCTGGCGGCCCCTGTTCGCCTCGCTGCCCCAGGTGCTCGCGCCGGGCGGGCTGTTCGTCTTCGCCCAGCCCACCCGGAGCAACCTGCGGAAGCACCCGCATCCGTCCGCCCGCTTCCTCCTGGAGGACGGCGAGCTGCCCACGCTGCTCCAGGGCCTCCAATCCCTCTCCATCACCGAGGACTGGGCGGAGGACTCCGGACGACACGAAGCGCGGGTGCTCGCCCGTCGCCCCAGCAAAGACAGACATGGCGGCGCGCGGCCGTAGTGCCGCCCCCTGTCAGCTCCGGCGGCGGTACTGGATCTCGATGGCCTTCTGCGCATCCTCCCCGGGCTGGATGTTGAAGTGCGTGATGAGCAGGGAGTCGGGACCGCGCACCTCGATGTCCGTGCGCCAGCCCCAGCGGGGCGACTGCTCCCCCGTGAAGTAGCTGCCGAGCACGGAGAACCGGTCGCTCACCCCGGGAGTGCCTACCGAGTTCAAGATGTCCGTACCCACGTGGAAGGTGTCGACCCACACCATGGTGAAGTGCCCACCGTCCAGGTGGTAGCCCAGCGTCGCCATCCCAGCCAGCGGCTTGCCGCCCATCGCCGACGTGTACTCGTGCACCACGAAGCGGCCGTCGAGCACGCCGCGAATGGTGCCTGTGATGGGCGACTCATCGGCCACCGTGTCGGGCTCGAACCACGTGCGCGCGACGCCCTCCCACGCTCCGACCAACTGGGAGAGGAAGTGATGAGGGCCACCGGCGGACTGGGATTGCTGGAGACGTTCCTGGCTCATGGGCGCGGAGTCTCCTGAATTCCGCCGCCGCGGGTCCACCCCCGTGATTTCCCCCGGCGACGGCAGGGCCCGTTCATTAGATTGACGCCCCGCTTCCGGACCACCCCGGAGGCCGCCTGCCTCGATTCCTTCCAGGAGCCCGCCGTGCCCACCACCCCCGCCTATGCCGCTCCCAGCGCCCGCGCCGCGCTCGGTCCCTTCACCGTGGAGCGCCGCGAGCCACGCCCCCACGACGTGCTCATCGACATCCTCTACTGCGGCGTGTGCCACTCCGACATCCACCAGGCCCGCGACGAGTGGGGCGGCGCCACCTTCCCCATGGTGCCGGGCCACGAAATCGTCGGGAAGGTGTCCAGGGTGGGCAGCGCCGTCACCACCTTCAAGGCGGGCGACACCGTGGGCGTGGGCTGCTTCGTGGACTCCTGCCGCGAGTGTCCTCAGTGCCTGCAAGGCGAGGAGCAGTACTGCGACCAGGGCATGGTGGACACCTACAACAGCCACGACCGCGACGGTCAGCCCACCTACGGCGGCTACTCCACCCGCATCACCGTGGACTCGAAGTACGTGCTGCGCATCCCGGAGGGAATCCCCCTGGAGCGCGCCGCGCCGCTGCTCTGCGCGGGCATCACCACGTACTCACCCCTGCGGCGCTTCGGCCTCAAGGCGGGAGACGCGCTGGCCGTCGTGGGCCTGGGCGGCCTGGGCCACATGGCCGTGAAGCTGGGCAAGGCGCTGGGCGCGGAGGTGACGGTGCTGAGCACCTCGCCGTCCAAGCGCGAGGGCGCCCTGGCGCTAGGCGCGACGCACTTCGCCGCCACGTCGGACAAGGCGACGTTCAAGACCCTGGCGAACAAGTTCGACTTCGTGCTCGACACCGTCTCCGCGCCGCACGACTACAACGCCTACCTGCGCCTGCTGAAGACGGACGGCACGATGATCCTCGTCGGCGCCCCGGAGGCCCCCACCCCCGTGGCGGCG comes from the Corallococcus silvisoli genome and includes:
- a CDS encoding isocitrate lyase/PEP mutase family protein; amino-acid sequence: MTTRPEAASTFRALHQGPDLLLLPNAWDAGSARLFESLGARAIATTSAGVAWALGHPDGNALPVEALVATVRAIASVIRIPLTVDAEGGYSDDPATVGENVARLLAEGAVGCNLEDGNGSPEQLAAKIERVKQAGARLGVDVFVNARTDVYLRKLVPPERRVEETLARAARYQQAGADSLFVPGATSAADLQAITRGTPLPVNVLAHPDLPSAPELQRLGVRRLSAGSAIAESLWGRAGALAATFLREGHSAPLFEAAASYPSLNGLMTRR
- a CDS encoding DUF1579 domain-containing protein translates to MSQERLQQSQSAGGPHHFLSQLVGAWEGVARTWFEPDTVADESPITGTIRGVLDGRFVVHEYTSAMGGKPLAGMATLGYHLDGGHFTMVWVDTFHVGTDILNSVGTPGVSDRFSVLGSYFTGEQSPRWGWRTDIEVRGPDSLLITHFNIQPGEDAQKAIEIQYRRRS
- a CDS encoding NAD(P)-dependent alcohol dehydrogenase → MPTTPAYAAPSARAALGPFTVERREPRPHDVLIDILYCGVCHSDIHQARDEWGGATFPMVPGHEIVGKVSRVGSAVTTFKAGDTVGVGCFVDSCRECPQCLQGEEQYCDQGMVDTYNSHDRDGQPTYGGYSTRITVDSKYVLRIPEGIPLERAAPLLCAGITTYSPLRRFGLKAGDALAVVGLGGLGHMAVKLGKALGAEVTVLSTSPSKREGALALGATHFAATSDKATFKTLANKFDFVLDTVSAPHDYNAYLRLLKTDGTMILVGAPEAPTPVAAFSLIGRRRRLVGSLIGGIRETQEMLDFCAKHQVASDVEVIPIQHINDAYERMLKGDVRYRFVVDTASLNAK
- a CDS encoding class I SAM-dependent methyltransferase; this translates as MSHDDRQRWNERYQQRAPAPREPSAFLRSLEDRLPRTGRALDLAGGPGHDACWLAKRGLDVTLAEISDVALTQAEGLAREAGVALALLRLDLEVEPLPPGPFDLVVCLNYLWRPLFASLPQVLAPGGLFVFAQPTRSNLRKHPHPSARFLLEDGELPTLLQGLQSLSITEDWAEDSGRHEARVLARRPSKDRHGGARP